The sequence TCTACGGAGCTTGGGAGGTAGGCGCGCGGCACGACGTCGGCGACGGCCGGCCACCTCGGCGGCGCCGTGCCGCCCGAGCCCAGCCGCACGATGCCGGTCCACGCGAGCGCTGACCCGATCGCCATGATGCCCGTCGCCGGTTGCATGGACTTTCCGGTCGCCTCGCGGAATCGCGCGAGCTGGTCGGGGTGCGAGCCGTCGACGAGGACGATCCCCGCGACCTCGGCGTCGTAGAGGCTCGTGAACAGCAGGACGTACGGCCCGCCTAACGAGTGACCGACCACGACCCATGGCGCCGTCTCGCCACTCGTCGTGAGCGCCGCATGGAGATCCCGCGCGACCTGCGAGGCATCGAATGGGGTTGGCGCCGGATCACTCCACAGAATACCGGCGCGGCTGTACGCGCACACGCGGGTACTGCGTGCAAGCGAGTCGTGCACGGCGGCCCAGCTCAGCGAGCCGAGGTTGTCCAGCCCAGACTCCAGCACGACGGTCGGTGAGCCCGTACCCCGGCAGTCGATCTGCAGACGACGCCCTCCGATGTCAACGAGCAGGCCGGGAGGCGGGTAGTCGCGCACGGCGCGGTGACGCATCACCGCCTCGAAGCTTGCGCCCGACGCGACGACGATCGCGAGCACGGACGATGCGGCGATCAGGATTCGCATCGGCCATCGCATGGGCCGGCGCATCAGCGTTTCACCTCGGCACCGGACAGCGGGAGCAGATCGAGGGTGAGCCAGTGCCGGGTGGTGCGGTAGCGGCGGAGCAGGCCCGCGGCGCCGAGCCGGAAAGCGCCACTACACCGACGTAACGGAGCGTCCACGTCACCCCCCTCTCGCTTGCGGTACAGTATCGGATGCGCGCGCTGCGACGAACGCGCCTCGCGACAGTGGCGCCGCCGCTATCCCACGTACGACAAGAATGGCAGTGACCAGGGACCCTTCCGAGAGCTGCATCAGCCCGCCGACGACGACCTGCTCACCGACCGCCACTCCAGTCGTCGCTTCGACGAACCCGGCACGTCGAACGCCGATGGTGATCTCGCGGCGCGTCGCCTTGCCGTCGATGATCACCCACACAGCGTTGCCTCCCCCCGGCGCCGGCATCAGCGCGTCCTCTGGAATGACTACGGCCGTCGGCCGCACCGCTGTGG comes from Gemmatimonas sp. and encodes:
- a CDS encoding alpha/beta hydrolase, translated to MRILIAASSVLAIVVASGASFEAVMRHRAVRDYPPPGLLVDIGGRRLQIDCRGTGSPTVVLESGLDNLGSLSWAAVHDSLARSTRVCAYSRAGILWSDPAPTPFDASQVARDLHAALTTSGETAPWVVVGHSLGGPYVLLFTSLYDAEVAGIVLVDGSHPDQLARFREATGKSMQPATGIMAIGSALAWTGIVRLGSGGTAPPRWPAVADVVPRAYLPSSVEALRREADALGATLREASTVRQLGARPLVVLSATEKTLPEVLAAQGITPSQGDRMQSAWEALQADEATWSAGGRHQRVPMASHYIQFDRPDVVISAVRDVVGRVRAVHRTLLR